From the genome of Thermoflexus sp.:
GCTTATTTTACAGGAGAGGGAGAGAATGTCGATGACCTGGGGGGATCGCATGGAGGCTGCTCCGCTTCTGGAAGCGGACGTCCTGGCCCGCTGGGGACCCCGCCCCGGGGAAGGGCCGCTGTGCCCGTGCGGCGAGCCGTTCTTCTTCCCCGGCGGATCCCTCGGTGTGTTGCTGATCCACGGGTTCACGGGTACCCCTCAAGAGATGCGGCGGCTCGGGGTTTTCCTGGCCGATCGCGGGTGGACGGCGCTGGGGATCCGGTTGCCTGGCCATGGGACGCGGCCGGAGGATTTGCGCGGGGTGACCTGGCGGGATTGGGCGGAGGCGGTGGCCACCGGTGCGAAGATCTTGCGGGAGCGATGCGAGTATGTGTTCCTGTGCGGCCTCTCGCTGGGCGGCGTCCTCGCCCTCTATGAGGCAGCCCACCAACCTCCGGACGGCCTGATCGTTATGGCCTCCCCTTACCGGATCCGGGATATCCGCCTTCGGTTTCTCTGGCTGTTGAAATGGCTGATCCCCCATGTCGGGAAGCGATCATCGGAGCTCCACGATCCCGAGGCGCAGGCGGAGCCGGTTTCATACTCGTGGTATCCGATGACAGCGGTGGAAGAGGTGGTTCGGGCGGTTCAGGCGGCGGCCGCTCGCCTCCATCAGGTGCAATGCCCTGCCCTGCTGATCTACTCCCGATCCGACCGCACGGTCCCTCCGGACCAGGGATGGGCGGTTTATCACCGGCTGGGAAGCCGCGACAAGACGATCCACTGGCTCATTCACAGCGGCCATGTCATTCCTGAGGATATTGAGCAGGAAGAGGCTTTCGAGCAAATCGAGCGCTTTATTCAGCGCGTGGTGAAGCAGAAGGCGCGCGGGGTCGCGGAGCGCTGAGGGGAGTGTTATGCGGACCATGACCGTGGGCCTGATTGCGGACACTCATGTTCCCCAGCGGCTGGAGCGTCTTCCCCCTCCAGTGATCGAGGTGTTCCGGGGCGTTGCCCTGATCCTGCATGCAGGGGATCTCAATCGCTGGCCGGTGCTGGATGAGCTGGCTCGCCTGGCCCCGGTGGTGGCGGTCAGGGGGAACGCCGATCTGGGGCTCCGCCTGCCGTGGCGGGAGGTCGTAGAGATCAATGGGGTCCGGATCGGGCTGGTGCATGGCCACGGCGGATGGCCCGTCTACCTGAAAAATAAAATCCGGGAAACAGCCCTCGGCTTCGAGCCGTTGCGGTATCTACGGTATGCGCGTTTCGCTTTCCGGGATCCGGTGCATGTGATCGTCTCTGGGCATACGCACCGGCCCCATCTGGTTCGTGTGAACGGGGTCTGGCTGGTGAACCCGGGCCCCGTGGCCCCGGATTATTATGTCCAGCAGGGGCCGGCGGTGGGTCTTCTCCATGTGAGCCCCGCGGATTTGCGGTATGAGCGAATCGATCTCTCCACCGGAAGAGCCCGGGATTGGGTGCTCTCCCTTGACTTCCCGGGAGAGGGGCAGGAAAGGCAGGAGGGGTGGGAAGGGCAGCCTTCCTTCCTGTCTCATAACCCATATCTCTATAGTTAATTCATGCGGTGTAATCATGTGGCGAATTCAGGATTTGAGCGGTGGAGCGAGGTAACGGGTTTTCTGCATTTGACCCAGCATGGTCAGGGAAATCCACCATATGGAGGAAACCCATGGGGCGGCGATGGCTGGTTCTTCTGACGGTCCTGGTCGCGGGCTTAACCGGCTGGGTTCCTCGCACTCCGACCACGCAGGGGCTTCCGCCGGGCAGTTATGTGCCCGATGAGCTTCTGGTGAAGCTCAAACCGGGCGCGGATCCGGCGGCGCTGGCGCGGGCCTTTGGTTTCCGCCTTCATCATCAGACCCTCCTCGGCGTCTGGGTGGTGAAGGTTCCTCCTCAAGCCATCGATGCCGTGCTGGCCGCGTTGAGCCGCCATCCTCAAGTCGAATATGTAGAGCCCAACGGTATAGCGAGCATCGCGCTGGATCCCAACGATCCTTATGACAACACCACCTGTTATAATTCCTCGAAGTCCGGATGCGTGTCTCAGTGGGCATGGGGGAAGATCCAGGCCTATGCGGCCTGGGATCTCACAACCGGCTCCAGCGCGATCCGCATCGCGGTGGTGGATACGGGGATCGACAATAGCCATCCGGATCTTCCCGCTGTGGTTGCGCAGCGGGATTTCGTGAACAACGACAACAACGCGGAGGATGATAACGGCCACGGCACCCACGTGGCGGGGACCATCGGGGCGTTGACGAATAACGGGATTGGGGTGGCGGGCATGAACTGGCAGGTCAGTCTGCTGGCCGCCAAGGTCCTGGATGCCAGCGGGTCGGGGACCTACGCGCAGGTGGCGGATGGCATTGTGTGGGCCGCGGATAACGGCGCGAAGGTCATTAACCTCAGCCTGGGCGGTTCCATTGGCTCGCTCACCTTACAGAATGCGGTGGATTACGCCTGGAATAAGGGGGCGGTGCTGGCCTGCGCCGCCGGCAACAACGGTTCCAGCGCCAAGACTTACCCGGCGGCTTACACGAACTGTATCGCTGTTGCCGCCACGGATGAGAACGACAACAAAGCCTCGTTCTCCAATTACGGTGCCAAGTGGGTCGATGTCGCCGCGCCAGGGGTTCGGATCCTTTCCACCATGCCGGACACGCCTGTCTATTTGACCACGCAGTATGGTTACCGGACCACGTATGACGCCCTGAACGGCACCTCTATGGCAACCCCCCATGTGGCAGGGCTGGCGGGGCTGGTGTGGGCGAGCGGCCGGTGCACCACCAACACCTGTGTCCGCCAGCGGATCGAGACCACCGCCGATCCGATTCCGGGCACCGGGCGCTACTGGTATTGGGGGCGCATCAACGCCTACCGGGCGGTTAGCGCCCCTTAGAACGCTTATCCCGTGTTGTTATAGCTGAGAGGGGATGGCACCTGATCGGGCCGCCATCCCCTTTTTATTTTTGTTGCTGTTGAACTCGTGCGGCCGGGTAGGGATCGGTAAGAAACACCCATCCTCATCATAGAGGGGGCGAAGCGTTCTCCGGTGGACGCAGGGAACACCCTTTAATGCCCCGCCCGGTCTCCAGAGTCCCTATGGGGAGATATCCCCTGGGCCGTTCCTATGATAGAATTGCAGTGGCGTCGGGTTTCAGGCGAGCGTGCTGACCCCTCATTAAGGGGATTCCGGCGGCAATCGGACGGCCGGTGGTTGCTTCGCCTGTCACCCGAATGATCGGGCCGGCTTGAAAAGATCCCCCGGAGAGAGGCCTGTTACTCGAACATCATTCGGAAGAGGAGGGAATCTCGATGGCCGGACACAGCAAATGGGCGAACATTAAGCATCGCAAGGCAGCCATGGATGCCAAGCGAGGACAGCTCTTCAGCCGCCTGACCCGGGAGCTGATCGTCGCGGCCCGGGAGGGAGGGCCGGACCCGGAGACGAACCTGCGCCTGCGGCTGGCGATCGAGCGGGCGCGCGCCGCCAATATGCCCAAGGAGAACATCGAACGGGCCATCCGGCGCGGGGCGGGCCTCGAGAAGGGGGCGGAGCAATTCGAAGAATTGCTTTACGAGGGATATGGCCCCCATGGGGTGGCGATTATTGTGCGGGTGCTGACAGACAATCGAAACCGGACGGTGGCCGAGCTCCGCCGGATCTTCTCCCGCCACGGCGGCAGCCTCGCGGAATCCGGCGCGGTGATGTGGAACTTTGAGAAGAAAGGATACATTGCGATCCGACCGGATGGCCAGGATCCAGAGAAGATCTTCGAGCTCGCCATCGAGGCCGGGGCGGAAGACGTGGAGATCAGCGAGGATCTGGTGGAGATCTACACCGCGCCGGAGGACCTCCAGGCGGTCCGTCAGAGCCTGCTGCAGGCCGGCCTGACCATCGACAACGCGGAGCTGACCATGCGACCTAAGACTCGGGTGACCCTCGATGACCAGGCGACCATGTCCGTGATGTCGCTGGTGGACGCCCTGGAGGAGCTGGACGACGTGCAGCAGGTTTACTCGAACCTGGAAATCTCGGACGAGCTGATCCGCAAATACGAGGCTCAGGCCGCCTGATGCGGGTGCTGGGGATCGATCCGGGGATCGCCATTACGGGATATGGTCTGATCGAGGACCGGGGAGGGGATCTCGAGGCCCTGGCTTATGGGGATATCCGGACGCCGGCGGGGGACCCCCTTCCGGTGCGTCTCCGGGAGCTTTACGAGGCCCTTCGCTCACTGATTCAGCGTTACCGTCCGGATGTCGCCGCCATCGAGCGCGTTTTCTTTGGTCGCAATGTGACCACCGCTTTCGCCGTCGGCCAGGCGCGGGGCGTGGCGCTGCTGGCGCTGGCCCAGGCGGAGATCCCGGTCTATGAATACACGCCAGCCGATGTCAAACAGGCGCTGGTCGGATATGGGCACGCTCCCAAAGCCCAGATCCAGGCCATGATCCGTATGCTCCTGCGCCTGCCTCAGATCCCCCGCCCGGATGATGTGGCGGATGCCCTCGCGGTTGCGATCTGCCATCTGAATCACGCTCGCCTTTCAGCGATCCTTTAACGGTCGCCACCAGAGGTAGGGGTGGCACGGATCGGATTCGGGAAAACCTCTCCGGGGCGGCGCATCGCACGAGGTCCCGCATGATCGGCCCGGTTCTGATCGTGGAGGATCAGCCTGCGGAGGCGCAGGCGCTTTATGAGCTGCTGAGCTGGAGCCGTCGGCCGGCGGTGGTGGCCCCGGATCTCCGAACTGCCCGTCAGCGCCTGCTGGAGCTTCGCCCCACCGTGATCATCCTGGACCTGAACCTGCCGGATGGGGATGGCCTGGCCTGGTTGAGGGAGTTGCGCGCCCGATCCTTCGGCTGGAACCTGACCATTCTGGTGGTCTCCGGGCGCACCGACCCGGATCACATCGCGGAGGCCCTCCTGACTGGGGCTGATGATTACGTAACGAAGCCCTACGCTCCGCAGGAGCTCCTGGCCCGGATCGCGGTGGCCGAACGCCTGGTCGCGCTGCGCGTCGGGTTCCGCTGGCTCGCGGCCTTCCGCCCCTCCCTTCCAGACCATGGGCGTTATCCCTCCGCCGGGATCTTGGCTCTGCGCCCCCCGGATTCCAGGAGTCCGTCGCATCTGCTCCCCGAGTGGGCGTGCTGGGCCCGTGGCCTCCGGCAGGGAAACGGGATTCTCCTGCCTATCCCGGATGGAGGTCTGCTGGCCCTGTTCCCCAGCGTGGCGCGGGCGCTCAATGCCCTTCGGCATGCAAATCCAGAGGCATCCTCATGGAGGGCCGTGCTCCACATCGGATCCGTATCGGTGGGATGGTTGGAAGGCCCGGGGCTGGCCACAGGGGCGATGTTCGGTGAGGCCGTTGAGGAAGCGATCCGGCTGGCCTACCTGCTTCCGGCGGGTGTGTGGCTGATCACCGATCCGGCCTATGCAGCGCTCCCCACGCCGCCGCCTGCCCGGCCATGGCCGCCGGCCGTGGAGCTCGCGGGGCTTCCCGCGCGAGAGCTTCAAAAATCCGGCGAATGAAAATATATCGGTTATTCCCTTCGTCGGCGGTGATCTCTGAAGAGAGGACCTGCTACGGAATTCCAGGAGTGGATGAGGCGCGATGCTGGTTCAGGTGCGTGGGATTGTGGAAGCGATTGGGAAGGATTGGATCCGGCTGGATCTGAACGGCTGGGTGATCCAGGCCCATGTCCCTCCCAGCGTGCTGGCCCGCGCGCGGATCGGGGAGCCCATCACGCTGCATACGGCCGTGGTGACCCGTCTGGAAGGCCATGGGCTGGTCTTCACCCTTTATGGGTTCGCCGACGAGGATGAGCGGGAGCTCTTCGAACAGCTGCTTACCGTGAACGGTGTGGGGCCGCGGGCCGCCCTCGCGCTGCTGAGCCTTTCCGCTCCTGCCCTGCGGGCGGCCATCGCCCAGGAGCAGGTGGATGTCCTCCGTCGGGTGCCTGGCATCGGACCTAAAACCGCACGGGCGATCATCCTTCACCTGAAGGATCGCATCGGGGTGGGGCCAGCACCGGGGGTTCCGATCCCGCGGGCGGAGGATACGGAGATCATCGCGGCGCTCACGGCGCTGGGCTACAGCGTGGTGGAAGCCCAGGCCGCCCTGGCCCATGTGCCGCCGGATCCCAACCTGCCTCTGGAAGAGAAAATCCGCCTTGCCCTGAGTTATTTCGCTCGTCCCACGCGATAGTGCTTCAGCGCAGACCCCCTGGGCTGTCGGTTGGGGCCGATAAGAGCCACCGGTAGGAGCCACTTCACCATTGATCTCATCGGATGGCCTCGCGCAACCGTGCGCTGACATAATCCATCGCCGAGACCACCGCAATGATCGCCCACACGGCCGTCCCGGCCTTATGATAATCCGTTTGATCGATCCACAGCTTCAGCTGATACCCAATCCCTCCGCCGCCCACAAACCCCACAACCGTAGAGATCCGGACATTGATATCCCAGTGATAAATGATGAACGCCAGGAACGGCAAGGTGATCTGAGGGATCACGGCGTAGCGGATGACCTGGAGGGTGTTCGCCCCAGTCGCCGTAATGGCTTCCACCGGCCCCGGGTCGATGGTCTCGATGACTTCGGAGAAGAGCTTGCCCAGGTTGACCACGGTGGCCACGGTCAGGGCCAGCACGCCGGCGAAGGGGCCGAAGCCGACCCATGTGGCGAAGATCGCCGCCACTACGAGGGGCTCGATAGAGCGCACCACATTGAAGATCGTGCGGATGAGATAATAAATAGCGGTCCCCGCAGGGCCCCGGGCGGTGAGGTTACGAGCGGCCAGAAAGGAGAGGGGTACAGCCACCCCGGTGGCCAGGGTGGTGGCCATCAGCGCCAGGAAGATCGTTTGCAGCGTGAGCTCCAGAGTGCGGGTCAGCGCCGGGCTGATCTGCCATCGTCCCTCCCATCGGGCTTCCGCCTGCAGGCGGGCGCCGCCTTCCTGGACGAGGAGGGGCCGGATCTCCACATCCAGCTCAAAGTGGCCAGCGGCATCCGTCCGGGTCCGACCGGCCAGCAATTCGCCGCCCAGTGGCAATTGCGGGCTGGGGGGGAAAACCCATCGCAGCACCAGCTCGCTCCCCGGGCGAAACCCTTCCCCCCGAATCCGAATCCGCGTTCCCGTCGAGGCGCATGGCGGGAGGAACATGCGGGGGCCTTCGCCCACCTCCACCGCTTCGGGGGGGTTCCCGGATTCGCATGGGACCCTCACCGGCGCCTCCACGCGCTGGATCCCCCGTTCGGGGATCAGGATCTCCGGCGTCAGGAAGGCGGTGAAGATCTCCTGGGCACGCCGGGCCGCCTGAGGCTCCACCAGTTTCCTCGGGTCAATGCCCACCACGTGCCAGGATCCGGCGTAGATGCCGAGGGCAAGCAGCGCCCCGATGATTTGAAGCCATCGGCGGTGTCGGCGCATCCTGGAAGCACCCTTTATTTGAGTAGCGTTTATGCCGTTGGGTTCGCGTTCGGGAAGACTCGCTGGCCTCTCTCTTCCCAGAGCTCGCACGGAAGGCGCCCCTGCTTTCATACGATCCGACGCCGCACCCGGGCGCTGACGTAATCCAGCGTCATCACCACCAGGGCGATGCCGATCACCGCTGTCGCGACCTGCCGGTAGGCGCTCAGCCGGATCCACTCGCTTAGCCGGAACCCGATCCCTCCGCCGCCCACGAAACCGATGATCGTCGACATGCGGACGTTGATGTCCCAGCGATAGACCGCGAAGGAGACAAACTCCGGCACGACCTGAGGAACGACGGCGTAGCGGATGACCTGGAGGCGGTTCGCTCCGGTGGCCGTTAACGCCTCCACCGGGCCCGGATCGATATGCTCGATGACCTCGGAGAAGAGTTTCCCCAGCGCAGCGATCGAGTGCACCATTAAAGCGAGCATCCCAGCGAAGGATCCCAGCCCCACCCACACCACGAACACGATTCCGAAGATCAGAGGCTCCACGGAGCGGATGATATTAAAAAACCCGCGCATCGCGTAGTAGATCGCCCG
Proteins encoded in this window:
- a CDS encoding alpha/beta hydrolase, with the translated sequence MSMTWGDRMEAAPLLEADVLARWGPRPGEGPLCPCGEPFFFPGGSLGVLLIHGFTGTPQEMRRLGVFLADRGWTALGIRLPGHGTRPEDLRGVTWRDWAEAVATGAKILRERCEYVFLCGLSLGGVLALYEAAHQPPDGLIVMASPYRIRDIRLRFLWLLKWLIPHVGKRSSELHDPEAQAEPVSYSWYPMTAVEEVVRAVQAAAARLHQVQCPALLIYSRSDRTVPPDQGWAVYHRLGSRDKTIHWLIHSGHVIPEDIEQEEAFEQIERFIQRVVKQKARGVAER
- a CDS encoding metallophosphoesterase family protein, with product MRTMTVGLIADTHVPQRLERLPPPVIEVFRGVALILHAGDLNRWPVLDELARLAPVVAVRGNADLGLRLPWREVVEINGVRIGLVHGHGGWPVYLKNKIRETALGFEPLRYLRYARFAFRDPVHVIVSGHTHRPHLVRVNGVWLVNPGPVAPDYYVQQGPAVGLLHVSPADLRYERIDLSTGRARDWVLSLDFPGEGQERQEGWEGQPSFLSHNPYLYS
- a CDS encoding S8 family serine peptidase; translated protein: MGRRWLVLLTVLVAGLTGWVPRTPTTQGLPPGSYVPDELLVKLKPGADPAALARAFGFRLHHQTLLGVWVVKVPPQAIDAVLAALSRHPQVEYVEPNGIASIALDPNDPYDNTTCYNSSKSGCVSQWAWGKIQAYAAWDLTTGSSAIRIAVVDTGIDNSHPDLPAVVAQRDFVNNDNNAEDDNGHGTHVAGTIGALTNNGIGVAGMNWQVSLLAAKVLDASGSGTYAQVADGIVWAADNGAKVINLSLGGSIGSLTLQNAVDYAWNKGAVLACAAGNNGSSAKTYPAAYTNCIAVAATDENDNKASFSNYGAKWVDVAAPGVRILSTMPDTPVYLTTQYGYRTTYDALNGTSMATPHVAGLAGLVWASGRCTTNTCVRQRIETTADPIPGTGRYWYWGRINAYRAVSAP
- a CDS encoding YebC/PmpR family DNA-binding transcriptional regulator yields the protein MAGHSKWANIKHRKAAMDAKRGQLFSRLTRELIVAAREGGPDPETNLRLRLAIERARAANMPKENIERAIRRGAGLEKGAEQFEELLYEGYGPHGVAIIVRVLTDNRNRTVAELRRIFSRHGGSLAESGAVMWNFEKKGYIAIRPDGQDPEKIFELAIEAGAEDVEISEDLVEIYTAPEDLQAVRQSLLQAGLTIDNAELTMRPKTRVTLDDQATMSVMSLVDALEELDDVQQVYSNLEISDELIRKYEAQAA
- the ruvC gene encoding crossover junction endodeoxyribonuclease RuvC codes for the protein MRVLGIDPGIAITGYGLIEDRGGDLEALAYGDIRTPAGDPLPVRLRELYEALRSLIQRYRPDVAAIERVFFGRNVTTAFAVGQARGVALLALAQAEIPVYEYTPADVKQALVGYGHAPKAQIQAMIRMLLRLPQIPRPDDVADALAVAICHLNHARLSAIL
- a CDS encoding response regulator transcription factor, with translation MIGPVLIVEDQPAEAQALYELLSWSRRPAVVAPDLRTARQRLLELRPTVIILDLNLPDGDGLAWLRELRARSFGWNLTILVVSGRTDPDHIAEALLTGADDYVTKPYAPQELLARIAVAERLVALRVGFRWLAAFRPSLPDHGRYPSAGILALRPPDSRSPSHLLPEWACWARGLRQGNGILLPIPDGGLLALFPSVARALNALRHANPEASSWRAVLHIGSVSVGWLEGPGLATGAMFGEAVEEAIRLAYLLPAGVWLITDPAYAALPTPPPARPWPPAVELAGLPARELQKSGE
- the ruvA gene encoding Holliday junction branch migration protein RuvA: MLVQVRGIVEAIGKDWIRLDLNGWVIQAHVPPSVLARARIGEPITLHTAVVTRLEGHGLVFTLYGFADEDERELFEQLLTVNGVGPRAALALLSLSAPALRAAIAQEQVDVLRRVPGIGPKTARAIILHLKDRIGVGPAPGVPIPRAEDTEIIAALTALGYSVVEAQAALAHVPPDPNLPLEEKIRLALSYFARPTR
- the phnE gene encoding phosphonate ABC transporter, permease protein PhnE, whose product is MRRHRRWLQIIGALLALGIYAGSWHVVGIDPRKLVEPQAARRAQEIFTAFLTPEILIPERGIQRVEAPVRVPCESGNPPEAVEVGEGPRMFLPPCASTGTRIRIRGEGFRPGSELVLRWVFPPSPQLPLGGELLAGRTRTDAAGHFELDVEIRPLLVQEGGARLQAEARWEGRWQISPALTRTLELTLQTIFLALMATTLATGVAVPLSFLAARNLTARGPAGTAIYYLIRTIFNVVRSIEPLVVAAIFATWVGFGPFAGVLALTVATVVNLGKLFSEVIETIDPGPVEAITATGANTLQVIRYAVIPQITLPFLAFIIYHWDINVRISTVVGFVGGGGIGYQLKLWIDQTDYHKAGTAVWAIIAVVSAMDYVSARLREAIR